The sequence TGCTGGGTCTTAGTAATAGGCTGGATGTCTCAAGTTGGGTGAAGCATAGGATCCCAGATTTTAGTAAAGTGGTGGAGCTTTCTATGAACCAACATGAAAGGCTGTGCATTGACTATCTTCAAAGGCTAGAAAGGGAGATGGAGGTAGTTAAAGAAAGACGAAAGAAAGCAGCGGTTAACCATAAGGCAGCCTCCTCAATGGGTAAAGGGAAAAGAGAGTTGAGGAATTTAATTTCCTCAGTGAATTATGATGGGCGATAGGGTGTTGGTAGTGCAGTAGTAGAAGCAGTGGGGATCTAAAAGTTTTAATGAAGTTGAAAATGATTTCATGCAATGTTAAAGGATTGAACGACTCCCAGAAACATTTGGTAGTTAGAAATTTATTATGGGAGTGGAAGTGTGATGTTATTTTCCTCCAAGAAACAAAGCTTGATGGCATGGATAGGCAAATGGTTTGCAGTTTGTGGAGTTGTCCATATGTGGATTAGGCAGTTCTAGACGCTGATCAGACAGCTGGGGGAGTCTTGATAATGTGGGATAGAAGGGATTTAGAAAAGTTAGAGGTTCTGGTGGGTTCGTTCTCGGTGTCGGTTCAATGGAAAGGGGTGGAGGATGGGTTTATTTGGGCATGTTCAAGGGTGTATGGCCCAAATGACAACTATATGAGGGGTTATTTGTGAGATGAGTTGGTTGGTATCTAGCAGTACTAGAATGTTCCCTGGTGCTGTTTTGGGAATTTTAATGTTGTTCTTTTTCCTAGTGAACGGAAGGGTGGATCTCGACTTACTTCGGCTATGGGAAAGTTTTTAGAATGTATTAAGGACCTAAACTTGATAGATTTACCTTTGGAGGGAGGGAGTTATACGTGGTCCAGTGGTACTGACTAGCCATCCATGTCTAGGATTGATAGAGCTCTAGTGACGCATGACTAGGAGAAAAATTTTCCGGATGTGATCCAGTGAATCCTACCATGACCTATTTCAACTCATCTCCCAATTCTTTTGGAGGCAAGGGGTATGGCGAGAGGGAAGAGTCATTTCCGGTTCGAGAATATGTGATTGAAAATGGGTGGGTTTGTTGATAGAGTTGATTCATGGTGGAATCGCCATTCTTTTTCGGGTACTCCTAGTTATGTGTGTGCTAAAAAATTGAAAGCTTTGAAAGAGGACATTATTAAGTGAAATGAGAGCTAAAACAGAATGATTGACACTCAGAAAATTGAAGGATCACTAGTGAATGCACAGTGTTTACAACCATGTCGTGGTTTCTGGAAGACACGATTTCCAATTTTAAAacgaaagaaatttttttttttaaatgtttttagagtttaCATTTTACAACAATCCACTCTTTTCAATCTTTTGCCTTAGGAAGCCTCATGATAAATTATTCCTGGCACACATTCAACCAAGTCCTTTTGAAACAAACTGACACATGTTGACTCTCAGTAGCAAAAATTATTGTGGAATTAGGCTGCAGCCATGACACAGTCTATCGCCTGTTTGCAGATTCCGGTCATGGTCGCCTCAGGTCCATACACCTGcaacaaaaacatcaaaaaagTTCAGCCACAGAAATAAATGTAGATAAGTATTCCATATTTCCATCCTCAAATTAAAAGGGGAAAGAAAAGGGTAGAAAACCTGGTGGATTTTGTCCACCAATACAGTATCAGTAAACGTTTTTCTTTCCACAAATGAAGCTTTTGCTGACAGCCCCAGAATTTTGCTTGGTGGTCTTAAAGTTTATGGATAAGCTACAATTTCTGGTTAAGTACTAAGTTATATGAGTTTTTAAGATAAATTATGCCACTTATGAGCACCTTTCACATTACTACTGCAAATTGCTCTCAAGCAATAAATCCAGCTTTAAGCAGACAGCAATAAATCCACTTATGagcacctctctctctctctctctctctctctctctctctctctccttccaaaataaaaaagaaatatatcaAGTGAAATTGCCCCCATGCAATTTTCAATCTAAAAAGTCCCAAAACTTTTAGCCATTTGCAGAAGTTGCTCAGCCGCCTACAGATTTATTAGACACGaggtttccaaaaaaaaacaccaccaTTTCATACCTCAATGGGTACTCCGAGTTCCTCTCCCAAAGCACGCATCTTTGCCAGACCAGTCTGGTAGTTTGGACCACCTCTTCGAACATAGATGTGCATTCTTGCTGCTTTTAATTTGGACTCCTATCACACACAAAGGAAGAGAATTAATTGTTGAAAAAACAAACTAACACTTTTAGGATAAATTCAACCTAAACACACCTTCTCTTTAAGGGCTCGAATTATCCCATTGAAAGTAGCAGCCACATCAGTGAAGTTAGCAATACCCCCTCCAATAAGAAGGGCTCTCTTACGACCATCAGGGTCTGCAGTAGCACACTGCAAAACCATAAAGCATAAATTTTTGTACAGTGTAGGCATTGAAAGAAGTTGAAGTTCCAaaacaagccaaaaaaaatgtaatttcttaCATCAATAACAACTCTTGCATATTGCAACACTTCGTCCTCATTTGGAGCTCCACTATACTCTGCATAGTTACCAAGCTCCTGTGCATAACCCAAATCGCCAACCTAGttgaaaacaaaggaaaaataagTCACAGAAGCCCCACAGCTTCCAACAGTCACTGTTAAAGAGTGCCACATCactaaaactttttcttttgttggaaAGTTACGCACACCCATTGGGTCTCAAAACCCAAGACCTCATGCTCCAACCTATCATTATGGAAGGAGCaagtgtcatttgagctagagctcattgacAACTAAAACCTTTCAGCAGAGATGAGATTATGATGAGAATGGTAGCTGCACTATAGGGGATAATATTGGGGGACTCACAGTATCAGCATATATAACACTAGCACCACCTCCAGCGACCATTGTCCAGATGCGTCCTTTTGGGTTCAACACAGTgaatttcaaagatgaacttgTCTGCAATGttaacaaaaagaataagatTTATTCATTCCTTCCATTCTGTTGAAAGGCAGACAGACTTGATGAGTACTAAATATGAACATGAGATGGACACATGAATGCAATTACCTTTTCATCCAAGGAGTGAATGAAACTTTCTGTAGGGTTCAGGACTCTTCCAAAAGGCAACGGAAACTCGATGTTACCCCACCtgaatgtataaaaatatgtccACAAGACAACACACATTGCAAAATGCATTTAGAGGCATGGTTCCAAGGTCAATTAAACATTTCTTGAAAAACAAACATCAAGGAAGGCATACTTCTTAAAGTTCTTAAACGCAGCAGTGTCATCCAATTCTCCCCTCATATCCAAGGGATATGGCTCCCCATTCACCAGTGTAAATGGATTCATCTCTATGAAACTGAAGTCAAGATCtatgagaagaaaataaaacagTTAGAATTGAAAAACATCACTTTTAAGAATATTTCCCAAAAAAGTGCAAGTGATGACCAAAAGGTGAAAACAAAAAACGAAGAAAGCTCTCTTTTTTCATAACAGAAATTatcattcaatttttatacAGAGTAAGATACTACCAAAATTGAAATTAGTTTCTATCAATTAAGATGCCAAAGTAAGATAGCGTataaatttgaacaaataaagTTTGATGAAGTCATAAATCTTTTCCAGAAGTCATGTTATTTCTCAAGCTCCATAAATGTGGAAGACTGCAAGCAGTTTTCTATCTTTAAGCATTTCGTAccttgaaacactttaaacacaCCAATTATGAAGTCACCAATTTTCCCCCGAACCTAAGTAAAATAAAAGTAGAGTCAGTGCATGGCAGAGACAACAAGAAAGCAAtactaaaagaaaacaaacctaatcattaaaaaaaagtgtattgaAAAACTATAattatgagaaatttgaaaatcaggGAGATTTCATAGGATCTAGGTGCATTAAATGTGTCAGCAGAGTGTGTAGATGGAGGTTCTTTGAAAGTTAAACAGCTTAGTGACTTCTCAGATTACTCATCATTTGAGATCAGCTTTCACAAAATTTTGTGGAAATTATCACATCTGGAACGTGAAAtgataaattagaaaaatataccTAAACTCACCTCCAAGGGAAGTGTAGCTATCAATGGAGCACAAGCCTCCAGTGTGATAGGCTTTTCAGATGGAAGGCATATAGTTTTAACCTGTACAAATCAAATACATGGTCACTATTTCGACATATAAACGCACCAATCATAGAAGAGATAAAAGAGAACTACAAGATGAACGGTGTGTCAATACTTTATCCCAGTTCTCTTCAATCTCAATACCCCCACATTCCGAAAAGCTAATGGTGCATCCAAGCCTTTCAGAGACTATAGAGAGGTAGTATTCTTGGTCATGGGGAACAAAGGGCTCAACAATGAATGTGGTTATCGGTGCTTTGCAACCACCCATCTCAACCTAAAGAAGATCCAATACCCACATCATCAAATTAATAATCACACAAATAATAATCAGAACAATGCAGCAAATATGTCTTGCCCATCACCTCAACACCAAGGCGAGCTTTCACAAACTCAGCAACTTGAGCTAAATCCAAGTTCAGCGCCACCAAGCCACTCTTTCCACGCTTCCCAAACAACATGTCGGGCTTCACGACCAATCTGGTGGACGAAAGCCATGGCTCTTGGTTCGTTAATTCAGTGAAGTCCGTTGCTTCTGTCACCTAAACCATAAAAATGTTCATTTCTTAAACAACCTTTTACAACATATATTCTTCTTTATATCTAATATCAGCTTAATTAAATATTCACAACAAAAGACCAACACAATTTAAATCACACACATTTTAATATCACAAAGGACAACCGAAAttcaaaatacataaatttttttttttttttaattgctaagTAACACATACATCCAGTGGATCTTAAACCCACGACCATACTCTCCGCTTTATACTTTTAAGGGGACAGGACAAGGTGCCATTTAAGGCAGAGCTCAATGTCTATTCCTCAGCCTGTGGTTTTCTTGAAGTAATCACATACTGACAAACacataaaattgaaaatcttTGAAACGAATACAATAAATTCAATGTTATAATACAAAATATGTTGAGTATCATTAAAATTGAGTATCACATTCATACATACACACCAAAAATTGAGTATCATTGAAATTGATATCATAAATTCAACCCGATACGCAATAACATAACAAGGACTAATGCCTAGCCCACTTTTTTTCCCTGAGGAATGATATAACTACATACTATACATACAAACACGTCGAGTAGACTCGGACTGAATTTCATTACTTCAAACGGTGAATAATAAAGTATATTGCTTAGCCCGTGTTTACTCCGAAAATACCACATACATAAGTtacatacacatacatacatacatacatgtacTCATAGATAATTGACTGAACTTGCATCGTTTAGCCGTATTCCCAGCTAGACCAACAAcatgaatataaaaaaacttACCTTTCTACAAACTTCTCACTCAACATTCTCCAAATTTTGACTTTCCCAGTTCAAATTCaatgatttcaaatccaaattaatTAAGGCCTCGTTTGGTACAGTAGTTTAAcaaaatgtttttagtttttaaataacattaaacgctttttcacacacttttttcaCCCAAAAGTacttcaaaaaaatacaaaagttaCCAAACGGGCCTTAATTCAAAAATCGATTCGCAGATTCAAAAATTCAGTGAGCTCAAATTCAAAGTAAAATTAATCAACCAAAGCTAAAACTTGATCGCACAAATGTCACAAATGCTATAAGCTCAGTAGAGCTGAAAATTCAAACTTCTTTTTAGTTCAGCGAATCGAGAAGATTCTAGAAACTTCTAGAGTCAACGAGTTCGATCCTTTCGAATcgaacgaaaaaaaaaagaagaagctgttTTCCACATGATAAACAGAGCACTTTTTtccaatgcaaaaaaaaaaaaaaaaaatcgaaagcGAAGTCGAGGAGGTTCTAGAAGGATCGGATCGGAGGTGAATAATTATTGATAGAGCAAAAATTGAAAGCTATAGAAAAATCGAGAAGGTTCTAGAAGGATGTGGAACCTGAGCAGAGTGGATCTGGAGGTCGATATTAGCGAGGCGCTTGAGGTGCTCCTTTACGAGGCGTTTCGAGTCGTACTCTCTGATCTTCTTCCTGgccatttttgtattttttttgcaGAAGAAGAATATCtgtgagagaaatatatatataaatattgctCTGTTTTTGTGAGAAAGATAAAAGAGATAGAGATGGAAGAATTGAGTTGGATGGGAAGTAGGTGGTTATTGGTTAATTGGTTGGGTTGGtggcaaattaaaaaaaaaataaaaaaaaattgttattgaaGAATGACCATAAAtttacaaatcaattttttaattttaagtttaatttaattttttattttcaatttttgtattgttagtGAGGTTATAGATGATGAAgagatttttaagaaactaaaatttattatttgaaatgaAGTAAAATGCTGGTTTCGTGTGTGttagtttttaagaaaaaaatgtatcaaacttgggtgatatatatttaaatagaaagtgtgctaatttttaggaaaaaaatttctctgatgttttttttttttaattttgttgaattacaattttctCTAATGTATCAAAATactttacaagttttttttaaaaaagaaacaaacatatCGTTTTAACACAAAGATACACTAcgaactcaaaaaaaaaaaaatcatgattactaaaagaatataaatttggATGGAGGATTACACATTGAGAATATTGATATTGTTACGATAGTTAAAAATGTAAATGGTaagttataaaaattattattgaagaaTGACCATAAAtttacaatcaattttttaatcaatttttttattttaagtttaatgtaatttttcaattacaatttatttattgttagtgAGGTTATACATGAAGAGATTTTTTGAAATGAAGTAAACTACTGGTTTAGTGTGTGCTAGTTTTTAggagaaaatgtatcaaacgtgggtgatatatattttaaatagaaagtttgctaatttttttataaaaaaaaaaaaaaaaaaaaactctctaatattttttttgttttgaatttttttaaattacaatttttaactttattttttactcctattttttaagaataaagattatctaattagatcaGGAgtattttttacaactttttgcAGAAGAGGAATATCTGTGAGAGAAATATAAATATTGCTAtgtttttttgagagaaagagaaagagatagagatggAAAAATTCAGTTGGATGGGAAGTAGGTGGTTATTGGTTAATTGGTTGGGTTGGTggcaaataaaaaaacagtTGTTATTGAAGAATGGCCATAAAtttacaatcaattttttaattaatttttaatttttgagtttaatgtaatttttcagtttcaatttATCTATTGCTAGTGAGGTTATACATGAAgagatttttaagaaactaaaatttagaatttgaaatgaAGTAAATTGGGTTTAGTGTGTGCTAgttttttaggggaaaaaatgtatcaaacatgcattatatatttatatatatatatatatatatatatatataaatagagagTGTGataatttttagggaaaaattctctaatggctttttttttttgaattttgttgaattataattttaaccttattttttattttttttaagaataaaaattatctaattagattaggggtattttcgacattttttgaagttataactaactttctgaaccctcttaatatatagaaatagaTAAAAACTATTAAGGCTTAAatacattttaagtttttttattataaataatgcCACCTTATTTTAACCTATGGCATTAGCtttacaataattaattaattaatttttatttaaaattgataattactTACATCATTAAGCTAAAATACCTATTGATTTTTGGTATAAACAGTTTTTGTTTGACGACAAAATACTTTACAagtgttttatattttaaagaaacaaacacatgATTCTAATACAAAGATACACTacaaactccaaaaaaaaaaaatcataattactaaaagaatataaatttggTGGCTCAACTTTTATAACTTACCATTTACATTTTTTACTATCATAACAATATCAATATGCTCAATTTGTAATCCTTCATCCATTTAAAGTggcattgtttttctttttcttttttatgttatgttcaaaatgaaattatttttgtgtAATTTAACAACAAGATTTTAATAAAAGgggaaaattttcattgttaatAGCCAATGGTTTACATTCTAAATATAATCAAAAGATTAATTTAGAAATGACCCAAAACTTAAATGGTGTAAACAAtatgttaatttctttttaataattgatGCATTTTGTCAGTGATTCTAATACAAATGAGATaatgatgagagagaaaatagaggGACAATAGTTGATAATTTCACGAGTAAATTTGGATGTAGGATCTTcgataataataaagaaatgtaGCTGGAGTAAATATGCATTgtaattcataatattttttttaggtatatataaaattttcattaaaaagtaaaagaaaacaataaaacaatttataaatGGAGAGAATCAAACCATTCTCCATTGTGTGAccttagaccaaaaaaaaatgggaatCATTCCCCGAGCTCAAACAAAAGAGCCCATTTGGTAATATTATGGGCAATAAATTGGGGTTCGTTTGTTTATgtggtttaaacaacagttttcagtatttaaataatattacacactttttcacccacacatatttccaaaaaatacaaacaacattactagaaatctcttaccaaacggAACGGGCTCTTGGTTGTCCTAAAAGTATGGTTTACAAACCACTCATCAAAAGAATTCAAAATTAACATAATTTCATATGTAATATGTTTAATCACCTGATGAGGATGGTAAGAAAGTTTATGTTGTGCAAGTTTAAAACGGAACTTGCatggaaattttaattttgtagattATCCAAATCTACTCTGGGTTTAATAACATGCTTACATAAGCTTTAACAATACgttttatataaataaagaagCATAATAAgcttaacaaataaaaatgaaaaaatatatataatattgatgTATTAGGTGCCTAATCTTTAAGGTTAATATGGAGAAAGCATAAAATATTGAGGAAAACGATGAGCATAACCATCTTCGTCGTTGCATCAGCCCTCACAACATTTTATTTCTGAATTTAGATTAagaaagctttttattttttaaagaaagaaataatttttttttaatataaaggTGTTGATTTCTGTAATTAAAAAGATGGCCAGTTTGACTTTTGCAACGAAATATTAAGATGGGACAAAGATTTAGACACATTATCATCTGCGAGAGCACTGGATGTAAGTCAAACTAAATATAATAATCTCATATTAATTGCTATGTATCAAATCAAATGATAGGAAAGAATTTGAGTGACAATAAATTTAATGACAcaaagtgtttaattttttctcatgggcAAGACTTTCGTCTAGTGTATAAACATAACACGAAAGCCGGCATGAGGCTAATTTTGAACAAGTATATTGTTCCTATAAGGCTAGTGCTCAAATGCATAGAACACAAaccaaaccattttttttataaattcaaaaaaaaattaagaaggaTAAATTCAAGATTTAAATGTAGCATTTttgtacatatatattttttcaattaatattCCCAAGAAGTAAACTATTGTATTAAAGGATATTGTTATCATTATGAGAAAGAATATGGGAAATTTGGAGATGAGACGATATTTTATGCGCCTAATGCATACAAAACTTTTGCTTTGGagataaggtttttttttttaaaaaaaaaaaaaaaaaataggtagATAGGTTTAGTTGGTGAAAGAAAGTAGGTAGCATGTGCTTCAAGCGTTGCATAACCATGTTGCACGCCCACCCATCAATCATCATGTCGAGAGAgtgacttctttttctttttgtccttttttCTCCCATAGAAAATGACTGATTTAATTAACTTTTAAGATTTGTATGAAATAGCATCTGTGCTAATATTAAGTTCTAATTCTGATACCACAATTTCTATTGAAAAATTCACACTCTTTCCCAAACCCACGTGCTTGAAACACACCACATGTACATAGCACAAAAAATGATTTGGTAAAAAAGTTACCTAAATTATTCATATCAGTCAGTATAGTAGCATAAAGAGTAAATTTTGCACATTTGATTTCAAAAACCATCCACATTAGTCTATGTAAATTTCTATAAATTTGATTGTTGCTACAGTAATCATGTAAATAtacataattaattattattcgcatgcaaatctattttttaatagatctatatatacatacatatatatatatatatattaacatacatatatatatatatatagacacacacagatgatttgagaaaattaaaaaaaaaatcaataatgatattatattaataaatgtaatgtaaaatagataatctgatgTATGAGCTTTTGAAAAGTggttatataaaatagaaaaagtaaatttttatgttaaaatagacaaaaaaatatttgcatGAGTTtatgcaaatgctctaatagGCCAATaattaaagtgaaaaaaaacCAATATAATGCTATTGTTCACTATCAAAATTAattgttatgatcctatttttCACTATCGAAATCAATTGTTATAATTCATGTTAGGAGAATTAACTTAGTAGAGGAATCACATCACCATTGTCTAGTGATACTCCCATTCAATAATATAGCGACatagtttaaattaattaaattaaattataatctcaattttttatttataattcgaTAATTTGGGATGGAAGATTTGAATTCTATATTTCAATTAGAAATGTTAGTGAGCGTTAGATGAACTATAAATCTCTTTCCAATcctaatttcaattttaaatcatAACAACTAAAAAGCGATTTGCCCTCACATCAACCATCCCCAACTTTGGTGTTGGTAAGGTCCTCTACACCATTCAAGTAAAAGTTTTGACAATTCAAGTAACATAGATGGGAATTGCTAAATTGGCGACTGGCAAAACTATGTTGTTAGcacttttaccattttttaaaggAATAAAATTTATCGCATACTTCCTTGCATTAAGCAACTCAATTCAATTCAAACAAACATACAATTATATggaatttaattatgtttttttaaaaaaaattgaatttacttgtctttaaaaaaagataagacatattatattttattggcCAATAAAATCATacatttgaatttaatttgggTTATTAATGTTGTCTACCTAAATAAAAGTACAATTAAATTTTGGAGAAATTTTatttccacaatattttcataacaaattgtAAATAGTAAGTTactattggttctaatttaaatccataacttaaattatttttttgtccaccCTTTACAATTAGTAACAACTTATTACTTAACGGGGAATTGGTAACAATTCAGTCATTGCTCGTTCTCCCATGTTCGTCACAAGGGCAATGTGATGGCTAACAAGTTAGCAAAATTAGCTAAGCATCTTAATGTACCCAAAGTTTGGTTGGACAGTGTTCCAAGTGATGTTAACTCTCTTGTAGTTATTGACAATAGTTCTGCTgaagtttgaataaaattattggacggattttcaaaaaaaaaaattgttgtgaaagtattgtgaaaaatgatgtaaatattatatttctctaaattttgtccttacaaGGTACAAGTTACAAACACAAGACTAAAATGTGAGACAGTAAAACTTCTTTTGTCCTTTTGATTGGTAAAGCCAGGGAATCATGGAGATGTAGTGTCATGCAACCATTTCTCACATCTTGTTAAGTTGTAAGATATCAAATTCAAGGCACTACTTGGGTGCATGTGGGCCAGTCCAGTCCAGTTCGGTCCTTGGCTACTTGAAAAAACTATACTCTTTTGAGTGAGGTCCTGAAAAGTGAAACCAGTGGGTGACAGTCAAGTTCGGTCCTTGGCTACATGTGGGTGCGTGCGGGTAAGTGGGTTTTAGGCAGGTGAGTAAGAATTAAGGTAGTCATTTTGACTTTTGAAGAAAGTTATTATAAATaggttaattaagaaaaatttaagaaaattaaaatggacAATTAGCATAAAACTATACTACAATTAAAAGCTAATTTGGATTCGACTTTGGATTTTGATTGTGCTTTggctttaatatattattatatatgatatgattataaataacaatttgatGTCTTATTAACTAATTTGCAAAATTACACTATTTAATATCGGGCATAATACTAatacattttaatatatatgtacatatatacatattggGAGATTTTAGCCTTTTGCCTTTATTGAGCAAAATATTTGGCAacatgcccctgttttgaaactatttaggtttGAGCCCCTTTTTTGAAATTCGAATttaataaaatcgagtttcaataaaaaaactcaattgcatggaactcaagttatgccaaatgaaacttaaaaaaaaaaacttgcatgaaactcgagttcaaggagctcaagttccataaaAACGCCATTATAAACTCCTTGAACGCAACTATAtgaatacctaaaaaaaaaaaaatacttgcatAGAACTCTAGTTCAAtgagctcaagttccataaaaaacgtcgctatagactCTTTGAACACAGCTATATATATggggtgatcaaacttaaaaaataaaaaataaataaaaaacttgcatggaattTGAGTTTCATAAAAAACGCTGCTATAACACTaaaaaaacgccactataggtatggaacttgagttctacacaagttttttctttttttttaagtttcatttggGATAACTCGATTTTAAGCCAATCAAGTTTTtgattgaaactcaattttgttaaaatcaagtttcaaaacaagggcatgaacctaaatagtttcaaacatgggcatattgccaaatattttttcaaaagaggGTAAAATGCTAGAATCCCCATACATATTGTGTCTCATACTTTCAAGCTTGTTCATGAACACATGCTCATTTAGAAGTTGAGTGTAAACTTGGGcttaaatttgatttatttcgaaattaatatatatgtgtatatatatatataagaccaCGTTTGGTAGACTATAACGAAAATTATATAGA comes from Castanea sativa cultivar Marrone di Chiusa Pesio chromosome 3, ASM4071231v1 and encodes:
- the LOC142627872 gene encoding ATP-citrate synthase alpha chain protein 2; protein product: MARKKIREYDSKRLVKEHLKRLANIDLQIHSAQVTEATDFTELTNQEPWLSSTRLVVKPDMLFGKRGKSGLVALNLDLAQVAEFVKARLGVEVEMGGCKAPITTFIVEPFVPHDQEYYLSIVSERLGCTISFSECGGIEIEENWDKVKTICLPSEKPITLEACAPLIATLPLEVRGKIGDFIIGVFKVFQDLDFSFIEMNPFTLVNGEPYPLDMRGELDDTAAFKNFKKWGNIEFPLPFGRVLNPTESFIHSLDEKTSSSLKFTVLNPKGRIWTMVAGGGASVIYADTVGDLGYAQELGNYAEYSGAPNEDEVLQYARVVIDCATADPDGRKRALLIGGGIANFTDVAATFNGIIRALKEKESKLKAARMHIYVRRGGPNYQTGLAKMRALGEELGVPIEVYGPEATMTGICKQAIDCVMAAA